Proteins from a single region of Haemorhous mexicanus isolate bHaeMex1 chromosome 4, bHaeMex1.pri, whole genome shotgun sequence:
- the LOC132326219 gene encoding uncharacterized protein LOC132326219, whose amino-acid sequence MGGTEAAGGSQGPSGARKALPREMHGVGAGELGKVFVETQTDRSETLRSVSFAAGGENSMSGSQLGAGNFPAVSPRAGIRCGTCNSSLDRVTNTNSGSAAREQTNSYDSNETRFSELRRDLSGSGSLPVTNTTHSSAATSIAGVGGGNVEPSFLVLPGTVPRKVCCYSNTSAKKNLDLGRVPGTADDTDNIICSPTSDTGVVRGKNKKQSKSEASPPLQLPNWSSINQNLEKDLDSKEQLLALPVRYGRNDVNPRFESLSHHDIKELRQALKESGFSSPYFDSVLKSIFNSYDLVPADCRYVASLILTNSQYILWELQWKKLLRKLVERYENTPYENLGIT is encoded by the coding sequence ATGGGGGGCACAGAGGCGGCGGGCGGCAGCCAGGGGCCGAGCGGGGCCCGGAAGGCTCTTCCCAGAGAGATGCATGGAGTGGGGGCAGGAGAGCTCGGAAAAGTTTTTGTGGAAACACAGACAGATCGCTCAGAGACCCTGAGGTCTGTCTCATTTGCTGCTGGGGGGGAAAACAGCATGTCGGGATCACAACTTGGAGCTGGGAATTTTCCAGCTGTATCCCCGCGGGCGGGAATACGGTGTGGAACTTGTAACAGCTCATTGGACAGGGTCACAAATACGAATTCTGGGTCTGCAGCTCGAGAGCAGACCAATTCGTATGACTCTAATGAAACCAGATTTAGTGAATTGAGACGTGATTTATCAGGCTCTGGCTCTCTTCCTGTAACAAATACAACACATTCCTCGGCTGCTACCTCCATTGCAGGGGTGGGTGGTGGGAATGTGGAGCCTTCCTTCCTGGTCCTTCCTGGCACGGTTCCTAGGAAAGTTTGTTGCTACAGCAACACCTCTGCCAAGAAGAACTTGGATCTTGGCAGAGTTCCTGGGACAGCTGATGACACTGACAATATTATCTGTTCCCCTACATCAGACACAGGAGTGGtgagagggaaaaacaaaaagcaatctAAATCAGAGGCAAGCCCTCCATTGCAATTACCTAATTGGTCTAGTATTAATCAAAATTTAGAAAAGGATTTGGATTCAAAGGAACAACTCCTTGCATTACCTGTAAGATACGGTCGTAATGATGTAAATCCACGATTTGAATCTCTTTCTCACCATGATATAAAAGAACTCCGCCAAGCTTTGAAAGAGAGTGGGTTCTCTTCTCCTTATTTTGATAGTGTGTTGAAAAGTATATTTAATTCTTATGACTTAGTCCCTGCTGATTGTCGATATGTGGCATCTCTGATTTTAACCAATTCACAATATATTTTATGGGAATTACAATGGAAAAAACTTCTTAGGAAATTGGTTGAAAGATATGAAAATACTCCTTATGAGAATTTAGGTATTACCTAA